One segment of Sesamum indicum cultivar Zhongzhi No. 13 linkage group LG4, S_indicum_v1.0, whole genome shotgun sequence DNA contains the following:
- the LOC105160908 gene encoding 26S proteasome non-ATPase regulatory subunit 7 homolog A — translation MDVIKSQQISSRPIEKVVVHPLVLLSIVDHYNRVARDTRKRVVGVLLGTSFKGTVDVTNSYAVPFEEDDKDPSIWFLDHNYHEAMFSMFRRINAKEHVVGWYSTGPKLRENDLNIHGLFNDYVPTPVLVIIDVQPKELGIPTKAYYAVEEVKENATQKSQKVFVHVPSEIAAHEVEEIGVEHLLRDVKDTTVSTLATEVTGKLAALKGLDARLKEIRSYLDLVIDGKLPLNHEILYHLQDVFNLLPNLNVSELVKAFAVKTNDMMLVIYLSSLIRSVIALHNLINNKMLNKEHEKAEDSKPVAVPTAAGS, via the exons ATGGACGTGATAAAGTCGCAGCAGATATCCTCGCGGCCGATCGAGAAGGTGGTGGTGCACCCGCTTGTACTGCTGAGCATCGTCGACCACTATAATCGGGTGGCGCGTGACACCAGAAAGCGCGTCGTGGGTGTGCTTCTGGGAACTTCCTTTAAGGGTACCGTTGACGTTACCAACAGCTATGCTG TGCCTTTTGAAGAAGATGATAAGGATCCAAGTATCTGGTTTCTCGATCATAACTACCACGAAGCGATGTTCTCCATGTTCAGAAGAATAAATG CGAAGGAGCATGTCGTGGGGTGGTATAGCACTGGTCCAAAACTGAGGGAGAACGACCTAAATATTCATGGACTTTTCAATGA TTATGTTCCAACTCCGGTGCTGGTCATTATTGATGTCCAGCCAAAAGAGCTTGGTATACCCACGAAAGCATATTACGCTGTTGAGGAGGTTAAAGAG AATGCAACTCAGAAAAGCCAGAAAGTATTTGTGCATGTTCCTTCAGAAATTGCTGCTCATGAAGTTGAAGAAATAG GAGTTGAACACTTGCTAAGGGATGTGAAGGACACGACTGTCAGCACCCTTGCAACGGAG GTGACTGGAAAACTGGCTGCTTTGAAAGGATTGGATGCACGACTAAAAGAGATTAGGAGTTATCTTGACCTGGTTATTGATGGGAAGCTCCCCTTAAATCATGAAATCCTCTACCATCTCCAG GATGTGTTCAACCTACTCCCAAACTTGAATGTATCCGAACTTGTTAAAGCTTTTGCAG TGAAAACAAATGATATGATGTTGGTCATATATCTGTCATCCCTCATTAGAAGTGTGATTGCTCTCcataatttgatcaataatAAG ATGCTTAACAAAGAACATGAGAAGGCAGAAGATTCCAAGCCGGTTGCGGTGCCTACTGCTGCTGGTAGCTAA